From the genome of Candidatus Syntrophosphaera sp.:
CCCTCGTTCTTGAGCCCACCAGGTCTTTCAAGAGCGGCAACAACCATAGTAGATCTGTCTTGGACACCTTGCTCTGGGCATTGCGCATCCAGTGGACGATACAGCGTTGTCTTAACTGACCGGGAAAACACTCTTCTATCGACTTGATCTGGCCGTCATGCTCGTCGCTGATCCAGAGCTCGCTGCGCTTCAAACCACGCTCTTTGAGGCTTTGCAGAAAGTCTTTCCAGTTATGGTAGCTTTCTCTATTGCCAAGATGAAGACCCAAAACATCACGATGGCCGTCTTCCTTCAGACCAATGGCAATCAATACCGCCGTCGGCCGCACACCCTTCTCTGTCCGGATCTTGGTGTAGATCGCGTCAAGCCAGATATAGGCATACCGATTGTCCAATTCCCTGTTCTTCCAAACCTCCACTTCCGCGTCGATCTGAGCCGCGCATCGGCTTACAAGGCTGCGATCAATGTTGGATAGCCCCAAATCAACAAACAACTGATTCATCTTGCGGGTTGAGACGCCGGCAATATAGGCCTCACTGATGATGCTGATCAAAGCCCTGTCCACACGCTGATATTGCTCCAGGATCGAAGGATAAAAACTGCCGCTCCTCAGTTTCGGTATAGTCAGGTTGATGGGACCCAAACCTGTACTCAGCGGCTCCTTGCGTTCACGGTATCCATTGCGGTAGTTGGTTCTGCTCTCCACGCGCTGATAAGGCTCTGCTCCAAGGATTGTGCTGAGCTCAGTTTCAATGATCCTCTGGATACTGCTTTCAAGCACTTTTACAAAATCTCCCGGCATTATCGACCGAAATAACTTGACCAATTCCGCCTGTTCATCTTTCTTTCGCTTCGGTTGAGTCATGATCGTCTCCTTGTCTTTTAGTTTTGGACAAAACCATCAAAACAAAGAGCAGGATCTGGCTCAACCTTTTTCTTCATCTGGCGTTACCTATTTTACACCAACCTTTGAGACGCTACCGAGCCAAATGGGGCGGGATGGCATATACAACAGTAAACTATTGTTAATGTGTCAGATATGAGTACGATAGAAGTAATGGCAACCATGATGGGAATATCGGGAAAATTGGGAAAAATCCAAGATTACTATCCATGTTAATATCATGCACGGAGATTATCCCGGAGGGACAATTCAAAGTAGCGCCTGGCTTCGAGCCCGGGTTACGTGCTGGCCACACCCTGATTAAATGAGGCTCTCTTTCAAACTAAGTGGGTAAGTCCATCCATTAGGTATCCACATTTCTGCAAGACTTTCGGGACCTGTGCCAGGCAGAGTCCGGCTATTTGATGATGACGAACTTGCCGACCCTGGTTTTGCCGTTGGCTTTGTTTTCCACCGCGTAGAGATAGACCCCGGGGGCGATGATCTGGCGGTGGCGGGAAAGCAGGTCCCAATCGTGCATTCCGCTGGGTGCCAGGCCCGCGGAGGCGGCTTTGGAGATGGTGAGCACATCCGCCTGATAGGCCCCGTCGTGGGCGATCTCTTTCACCAGGTCGCCGGCCAGGGTGTAGATGCGGATCACGCAGCGCTCAGGCAGGTTGATGAACCACAACCTGCGGCTTTTATCGCCCTTGCTGTCGTTTTCGCGGCGCCCGTCAAAGTTGCTGCGGCCCAGATAGGGA
Proteins encoded in this window:
- a CDS encoding IS256 family transposase, which translates into the protein MTQPKRKKDEQAELVKLFRSIMPGDFVKVLESSIQRIIETELSTILGAEPYQRVESRTNYRNGYRERKEPLSTGLGPINLTIPKLRSGSFYPSILEQYQRVDRALISIISEAYIAGVSTRKMNQLFVDLGLSNIDRSLVSRCAAQIDAEVEVWKNRELDNRYAYIWLDAIYTKIRTEKGVRPTAVLIAIGLKEDGHRDVLGLHLGNRESYHNWKDFLQSLKERGLKRSELWISDEHDGQIKSIEECFPGQLRQRCIVHWMRNAQSKVSKTDLLWLLPLLKDLVGSRTRESFELAWRHLCSVVEAKGKEKLGNWLDDTYYEISVYLEFPTGHWSRIKSTNPLERLNEELRRREKSIRIFPDENSCIRLLGAILQGYSEDWTSGRIYLSEPLEKIRELQKRPIPVESPRDGLEPCSVG